In one window of Streptomyces sp. FXJ1.172 DNA:
- a CDS encoding MAB_1171c family putative transporter, with protein sequence MSGAIYYISCGLLWIGLLVKLPDLIRRWGDPSLRAINGVLAFASLCFLFGAPSSVRVINHVSGVPNLAAPLTYASITAYSAALLILIACWRGGPSARRTTRNWIYGYTAVLAAVAALFALGDAAQERRTDFDTYYATTPWIAEMVVLYLVAHLTAVTVSAVWSLRWAFEAEVRKRPWLRASLLTIGAGTVISAGYSTSKLVAVVARWSGRDWAVLGTSVSPLCAGIGALLTVVGVLTPIVGHQFSAWRDFFRLAPLDAVLDPVLKDRALRVERPRSPLLWGTWRWSTIHNGLHAIESLLDDRLYAEVHDAEFARTGDRERATCAAWAATIAAAVQRSTQPVPEPAGAAAAGAAGAARAARGLSHPRDAESLVLIAHAVKRYEREARATTPDPTRARSV encoded by the coding sequence ATGAGCGGGGCGATCTACTACATAAGCTGCGGCTTGCTGTGGATCGGACTCCTGGTGAAGCTGCCGGACCTGATCCGGCGCTGGGGCGATCCCTCGCTGCGGGCCATCAACGGGGTACTGGCCTTCGCGTCGCTGTGCTTCCTGTTCGGGGCGCCCAGCTCCGTGCGGGTGATCAACCACGTCAGTGGGGTGCCCAATCTGGCCGCCCCGCTGACCTATGCCTCGATCACCGCGTACAGCGCGGCACTGCTGATCCTGATCGCCTGCTGGCGTGGCGGCCCCTCCGCGCGCCGCACCACACGGAACTGGATCTACGGCTACACAGCCGTTCTCGCCGCGGTCGCGGCGCTGTTCGCTCTGGGGGACGCCGCGCAGGAACGGCGCACCGACTTCGACACGTACTACGCGACGACGCCGTGGATCGCCGAGATGGTCGTCCTGTATCTGGTGGCGCACCTGACGGCCGTGACGGTCAGTGCCGTGTGGTCGCTGCGCTGGGCCTTCGAGGCAGAGGTCAGAAAGCGCCCCTGGCTGCGGGCCAGCCTGCTGACCATCGGTGCGGGCACGGTGATCAGCGCCGGGTACAGCACCTCCAAACTGGTCGCTGTCGTCGCCCGGTGGTCAGGACGGGACTGGGCGGTACTGGGCACTTCCGTGTCGCCCCTGTGCGCCGGTATCGGTGCGCTGCTGACCGTGGTGGGGGTCCTCACCCCCATAGTGGGCCACCAGTTCTCGGCGTGGCGTGACTTCTTCCGGCTGGCGCCCCTGGACGCCGTGCTGGATCCCGTGCTGAAGGACCGCGCCCTGCGGGTCGAGCGGCCACGCTCCCCGCTCCTGTGGGGCACCTGGCGCTGGAGCACCATCCACAACGGTCTCCACGCGATCGAGTCGCTTCTGGACGACAGGCTCTACGCCGAGGTCCACGACGCGGAGTTCGCGAGGACCGGCGACCGGGAGCGGGCCACGTGCGCCGCGTGGGCCGCGACCATCGCCGCGGCCGTGCAGCGCAGCACGCAGCCCGTGCCCGAGCCGGCCGGGGCGGCGGCGGCCGGGGCGGCGGGGGCGGCCCGGGCGGCAAGAGGGCTTTCGCACCCGCGTGACGCGGAGTCCCTGGTCCTCATCGCCCATGCCGTGAAGAGGTACGAGCGTGAGGCGCGGGCCACCACGCCGGACCCCACCAGAGCCCGGTCGGTGTGA
- a CDS encoding MAB_1171c family putative transporter: MSLVVYMASFLLALAAILLRRPRRTPRSPLSTATRATAFIAAVCFFWSAPVTLAAVNHATGIPNVGAPLTYCSISAFSCSLIILLIHWKGGPKEQIRRMTRMTVAVYGMLVIAIVVLFSLADAHTERLTDLDTYYANTPYMKEMIALYLMGHLASTIILSSVCLKWARDEVTGLLRLGLRLILAGLLLDALGFTLAKVTAVVARWLGYDLDVLSTTVAPPAAALGALIYSTGFVLPRLASAAAAERQSLATYRALRPLWSAVQDVATAPVAAPTWWQLWWQLPSTRLYLLEANIRDALLQLTAHFDQQVGHATYSAAVERGEQTERARVASEKAMIIDGIRRASGRADRPADPPEKFRVTIDLVELANAVRRLLEAAPEQLRTR, translated from the coding sequence ATGAGCCTTGTCGTGTATATGGCGTCATTCCTGCTGGCTCTGGCCGCCATACTGCTCCGGCGGCCACGCAGGACTCCCCGCTCGCCGCTGTCCACCGCCACGCGGGCCACCGCGTTCATCGCCGCCGTCTGCTTCTTCTGGTCCGCTCCGGTGACGCTCGCCGCGGTCAACCACGCCACGGGCATTCCCAACGTGGGCGCCCCGCTGACCTACTGCTCGATCTCCGCCTTCAGCTGCTCCCTGATCATCTTGCTGATCCACTGGAAAGGCGGGCCGAAGGAGCAGATACGGCGGATGACCCGGATGACGGTCGCCGTCTACGGGATGCTCGTCATCGCCATCGTCGTCCTGTTCAGCCTCGCCGACGCGCACACGGAACGGCTCACCGACCTGGACACCTACTACGCGAACACTCCGTACATGAAGGAGATGATCGCGCTGTACCTGATGGGGCATCTGGCGAGCACCATCATCCTCAGTTCCGTCTGCCTGAAGTGGGCACGCGACGAGGTGACGGGCCTGTTGCGCCTCGGCCTCCGGCTGATCCTGGCCGGCCTGCTCCTCGACGCCCTCGGCTTCACCCTCGCCAAGGTCACCGCGGTCGTCGCGCGCTGGCTGGGCTACGACCTGGACGTCCTGTCCACCACCGTCGCCCCGCCGGCCGCCGCGCTCGGCGCCCTGATCTACTCCACCGGATTCGTCCTGCCGCGTCTCGCCTCGGCCGCCGCGGCCGAGCGGCAGAGCCTGGCCACCTACCGTGCGCTCAGGCCCCTGTGGTCGGCGGTGCAGGACGTGGCGACGGCACCGGTCGCGGCACCGACCTGGTGGCAGCTGTGGTGGCAACTGCCCAGCACCCGGCTCTACCTGCTCGAGGCGAACATCCGCGACGCCCTGCTGCAGCTGACCGCCCACTTCGACCAACAGGTCGGCCACGCGACGTACTCGGCCGCCGTGGAGCGCGGCGAGCAGACGGAAAGGGCACGCGTCGCCTCGGAGAAGGCGATGATCATCGACGGCATCCGCCGTGCGTCGGGCAGGGCCGACCGCCCCGCCGATCCACCGGAGAAGTTCCGCGTCACCATCGACCTGGTGGAGCTGGCGAACGCGGTGCGCCGCCTTCTCGAGGCAGCACCGGAGCAGCTGCGCACCCGGTGA
- a CDS encoding NAD(P)/FAD-dependent oxidoreductase encodes MSQKAVVVGAGTAGLVAAAALSLAQPRLHVVLLDRDELPEGPENRRGVPQGRHAHLLMAGGLSAMEALFPVSVRDRLLDAGAHQIALGNGMLALTADSGWLRRWRRNGPHMITCTRALLDWVLRQALLDSCPNVCVRRATVEGLLGDARRVRGVRIGAADHGPGSELEADLVVDASGRGSGSLQWLGELGITGVEVREIDSGLTNATRIYRRPAGAESFPLTMVQANPYNGRPGRSAMVLPIEGNRWMVSAGGTRGGEPPQDPRGFLEYALSLPHPIVGHLISGAQALTDVVVSRGRSTSNARRYFERSTRWPERFVVLGDALATFNPAYGQGMSVAALGAQVLARELQQGGLASPGLSRRVVRGAARHVDSAWAAAVGMDVLYPGVLGAEPRFADRLTARYTRRLTKAATGSPDAAAALWDVTSLTARPARVLRPKALLAALNGPLLPQTSEPPLRPSERAALDRLRKAATGGPDTSLAHNAR; translated from the coding sequence TTGTCGCAGAAAGCTGTTGTGGTCGGAGCCGGCACAGCCGGGCTGGTGGCCGCCGCGGCCCTGTCCCTCGCCCAGCCCCGGCTGCACGTCGTCCTTCTGGACCGGGACGAGCTTCCAGAAGGGCCCGAGAACCGTCGCGGTGTTCCCCAGGGCCGGCACGCCCACCTGCTCATGGCGGGCGGACTGTCCGCCATGGAGGCTCTCTTCCCGGTGAGCGTCAGGGACCGTCTCCTGGACGCGGGGGCGCACCAGATCGCCCTCGGCAACGGCATGCTGGCCCTGACCGCGGACAGCGGGTGGCTGCGCCGGTGGAGGCGGAACGGCCCCCACATGATCACCTGCACACGCGCCCTGCTGGACTGGGTCCTGCGGCAGGCCCTGCTCGACTCCTGCCCCAACGTCTGCGTCCGCCGGGCCACCGTGGAAGGACTCCTCGGCGACGCCCGGCGCGTCCGCGGTGTCCGGATCGGCGCAGCGGACCACGGTCCGGGCTCCGAGCTGGAAGCGGACCTCGTCGTCGACGCGAGCGGCCGGGGCTCCGGCAGCCTGCAGTGGCTGGGCGAGCTGGGCATCACGGGTGTCGAGGTGAGGGAGATCGACTCCGGTCTCACCAACGCCACCCGGATCTACCGCAGACCGGCGGGCGCGGAGTCGTTCCCGTTGACGATGGTGCAGGCGAACCCCTACAACGGCCGGCCCGGCCGCAGTGCCATGGTGCTCCCGATCGAGGGAAACCGGTGGATGGTCAGCGCGGGGGGCACCCGGGGCGGTGAACCTCCCCAGGACCCCCGGGGTTTCCTCGAGTACGCCCTCAGCCTGCCGCACCCGATCGTCGGCCACCTCATATCCGGGGCGCAGGCCCTCACCGACGTGGTGGTCAGCCGTGGCCGCAGCACCAGCAACGCCCGCCGGTACTTCGAGAGGTCGACGCGGTGGCCCGAGCGGTTCGTCGTGCTCGGCGACGCATTGGCGACCTTCAACCCGGCCTACGGGCAGGGCATGTCGGTGGCCGCGCTCGGCGCCCAGGTCCTGGCCCGGGAGCTGCAGCAGGGCGGCCTTGCCAGTCCCGGTCTTTCCCGGCGCGTCGTGCGCGGTGCGGCCCGCCACGTGGACTCGGCGTGGGCCGCCGCCGTCGGCATGGACGTCCTGTACCCGGGCGTACTCGGCGCGGAGCCGAGGTTCGCCGACCGGCTCACCGCCCGCTACACACGCCGGCTGACCAAAGCGGCCACCGGCTCCCCCGACGCAGCGGCCGCACTGTGGGACGTCACCAGTCTCACGGCGCGGCCTGCGCGGGTGCTGCGGCCCAAGGCCCTGCTGGCGGCCCTGAACGGCCCCCTCCTGCCCCAGACGTCCGAGCCCCCGCTGCGGCCGTCGGAGCGTGCCGCGCTCGACCGGCTCAGGAAGGCGGCCACCGGGGGCCCCGACACATCCCTGGCCCACAACGCCCGCTAG
- a CDS encoding alpha/beta fold hydrolase, which produces MTADLHRAGAGDGNEAGDGSGGGEDGGARPASAPAPLPAERARRPRHPRLRRWLRRTALGCAVVLVAVTAASFVYNGVTAGRAAPPRGLRYVQAADIRTRYQTWGTAGPPVVLVHGAFESVDTWSRLAPLLARDHRVYALDLTGDGYSERRGPYTVAHFTRQLLGFLDAVHLGGPGERPLLVGHSSGAAVVTEAALRAPGRLGGVMLLDGDALDTGAGPPPAFKYVLIDPYRTSLLRLGLGIDAVIRSVYDAQCGPACPRLDAAGLDQWRRPLRVPGAEGALWSMLAAGVPGLPAHQVARLAGVRLPKSVVFGAQDDVFTRQTPQETARRIGAPPATLIPGARHLTMISSPEAVATAVDRLTSASSEASR; this is translated from the coding sequence GTGACAGCTGATCTTCACCGAGCCGGAGCCGGAGACGGAAACGAAGCCGGAGACGGCAGCGGCGGGGGCGAAGACGGGGGCGCCCGTCCGGCATCCGCTCCGGCGCCGCTCCCCGCCGAGCGCGCCCGCCGGCCACGCCACCCCCGGCTGCGGCGCTGGCTGCGGCGCACCGCGCTGGGCTGTGCCGTCGTGCTGGTGGCCGTCACGGCGGCCTCGTTCGTCTACAACGGCGTCACGGCCGGGCGCGCCGCGCCGCCGCGGGGGCTCAGGTACGTGCAGGCCGCCGACATCCGCACGCGTTACCAGACCTGGGGTACGGCGGGCCCGCCGGTCGTCCTGGTGCACGGCGCCTTCGAATCCGTGGACACCTGGTCGCGCCTTGCCCCGCTGCTCGCCCGCGACCACCGGGTGTACGCGCTCGACCTGACGGGCGACGGATACAGCGAGCGTCGCGGCCCGTACACCGTCGCCCATTTCACCCGGCAGCTCCTGGGCTTCCTGGACGCCGTGCACCTCGGCGGTCCGGGTGAGCGCCCGCTGCTGGTGGGGCACTCCAGCGGAGCCGCCGTGGTCACCGAGGCGGCGCTCAGGGCCCCCGGCCGGCTGGGGGGTGTGATGCTCCTCGACGGCGACGCCCTCGACACGGGTGCCGGGCCGCCGCCGGCCTTCAAGTACGTACTGATCGACCCGTACCGCACCAGCCTGCTGCGGCTCGGGCTCGGCATCGACGCGGTGATCCGCAGCGTGTACGACGCACAGTGCGGGCCTGCCTGTCCGCGCCTGGACGCCGCCGGTCTGGATCAGTGGCGGCGCCCGCTCAGGGTGCCGGGCGCGGAGGGCGCGCTGTGGAGCATGCTGGCCGCGGGGGTGCCGGGGCTGCCCGCGCACCAGGTGGCCCGGCTGGCCGGGGTGCGCCTGCCCAAGTCGGTGGTGTTCGGAGCCCAGGACGACGTGTTCACCCGGCAGACGCCGCAGGAGACCGCCCGGCGCATCGGCGCACCGCCCGCGACGCTCATCCCGGGCGCCCGGCACCTGACGATGATCTCCAGCCCCGAGGCGGTCGCGACGGCCGTGGACAGGCTCACCTCGGCATCGAGCGAGGCGTCCCGGTGA
- a CDS encoding protein kinase domain-containing protein: MGRDKVLSDRYELVERLGQGGMGTVHRGVDRQLRRTVAVKLLSSELAHDPQSRARFRREAHAAAALNHPAVATIHDVGEEPDPDGPRPYLVMEYVPGTTLAEALRDGPLPVAEAISTACAVLDALQHSHEHGIVHRDIKPSNIMRTGPGTVKVLDFGIAKAFTETATRITGSGAAIGTPAYLSPEQISGAEIDHRADLYAMGCLLHELLTGQPPFRGESPFAVMHQHLFAEPEPVSRLRPQVPPAVETVIERALRKDPEERFADARQMGSALAEALTRSAMPTAQAPTPLPPATRSGSRSALHRRYVPRPTLDGALALLGCLLSLLCARGHVVDTDHFGWVAAAAGLSGMAALPWSPRLSCVVGWGPVAEAVAVNSELRRANDGWAHSYVGIAALLALAAVCLLAGAARSKEGGAGPLVAFWFCATASVWYVLDDLHKLFVFYLLLSLMTVAAMAWETTALVRRRRDARLHAGPAGHPDPARRPAGSRPQTSGN; this comes from the coding sequence GTGGGGCGGGACAAGGTCCTCAGCGACCGGTACGAGCTGGTAGAGAGGCTCGGGCAGGGTGGTATGGGAACGGTCCACCGGGGGGTGGACCGGCAACTGCGCCGCACCGTCGCGGTCAAGCTGCTCTCCTCGGAGCTGGCCCACGACCCCCAGTCACGAGCCCGCTTCCGGCGCGAGGCACATGCGGCGGCCGCGCTGAACCACCCCGCCGTGGCCACGATCCACGATGTCGGCGAGGAGCCCGATCCGGACGGCCCGCGGCCCTATCTGGTGATGGAATACGTACCGGGCACCACCCTTGCCGAAGCCCTGCGCGACGGCCCGCTGCCCGTGGCCGAGGCGATCAGCACGGCATGTGCCGTGCTCGACGCGCTGCAGCACAGCCACGAACACGGAATCGTGCACAGGGACATCAAGCCCTCGAACATCATGCGCACCGGCCCCGGCACCGTGAAGGTCCTCGACTTCGGCATCGCCAAGGCCTTCACCGAGACCGCCACCCGCATCACCGGCAGCGGGGCCGCCATAGGCACCCCCGCCTACCTCTCGCCCGAGCAGATCAGCGGGGCGGAGATCGACCACCGGGCCGACCTGTACGCCATGGGGTGCCTGCTGCACGAACTGCTGACCGGGCAGCCGCCGTTCCGGGGCGAATCGCCGTTCGCCGTCATGCATCAGCACCTGTTCGCCGAACCCGAACCGGTCTCCCGGCTGCGCCCGCAGGTGCCGCCGGCGGTGGAGACGGTGATCGAGCGCGCCCTGCGCAAGGACCCGGAGGAACGCTTCGCGGACGCGAGGCAGATGGGCTCGGCCCTCGCCGAGGCCCTCACCCGGTCCGCCATGCCGACGGCCCAGGCCCCGACGCCCCTCCCCCCGGCGACGCGATCCGGCAGCCGCAGCGCGCTTCACCGCAGGTACGTGCCGCGCCCCACGCTCGACGGCGCCCTGGCCCTGCTGGGGTGCCTGCTGTCGCTGCTGTGCGCACGTGGTCACGTGGTGGACACGGACCACTTCGGCTGGGTCGCCGCCGCGGCCGGCCTGTCGGGGATGGCGGCACTGCCGTGGTCGCCACGCCTGTCGTGCGTGGTGGGCTGGGGGCCTGTGGCGGAAGCCGTGGCGGTCAACTCCGAACTGCGGCGCGCCAATGACGGGTGGGCCCACTCGTACGTCGGGATCGCCGCACTGCTGGCGCTGGCGGCCGTCTGCCTGCTCGCCGGCGCGGCACGCAGCAAGGAGGGCGGCGCAGGCCCACTGGTCGCCTTCTGGTTCTGTGCCACCGCGTCGGTCTGGTACGTCCTCGACGACCTGCACAAGCTCTTCGTCTTCTACCTGCTGCTGTCCCTGATGACCGTGGCCGCCATGGCGTGGGAGACCACAGCGCTGGTGCGCCGCCGCAGGGACGCCCGCCTGCACGCCGGCCCGGCCGGACACCCAGATCCGGCCCGGCGGCCCGCCGGCAGCCGCCCGCAGACCTCGGGGAACTGA
- a CDS encoding helix-turn-helix domain-containing protein, protein MPERTFDGRELRNRRVLLRQSQSELGAVLGVGTNAVSRWETGQATPPPERLPGIAAALDADLDDLFPRLEPPNLADLRCDAGMTQADTVAVTRTRSPMSVRAAERGKRPLPESFHEPLADAYGVTVPELLAAQKRSFGHVVPVRAPTGAPATAVADKLAHLRDDVFRGALPPDAEIAAEGNRKAGKPVLTQALVEALRLGTCAGPSDEILNALALALDVPSVFFQSPDPQIEQLVVSTRAVRNSFTVEAARGGEHEIPAAARAELLDFISSTMAEILGPESGVLE, encoded by the coding sequence ATGCCCGAGCGCACCTTCGACGGCCGTGAACTGCGCAACCGCCGCGTGCTCCTGCGCCAGTCCCAGTCCGAGCTGGGTGCGGTCCTGGGGGTGGGGACCAACGCCGTGTCCCGCTGGGAGACCGGTCAGGCCACTCCCCCGCCCGAGCGGCTGCCCGGCATCGCCGCGGCACTCGATGCGGACCTCGACGACCTGTTCCCGCGCCTGGAGCCGCCCAACCTCGCCGACCTGCGATGCGACGCCGGCATGACGCAGGCCGACACCGTGGCGGTCACGAGGACCCGGTCACCGATGTCGGTCCGCGCCGCCGAGCGCGGCAAGCGGCCGCTGCCGGAGTCGTTCCATGAGCCGCTCGCCGATGCGTACGGCGTCACCGTGCCGGAGCTGCTCGCCGCCCAGAAGCGCAGCTTCGGTCACGTCGTGCCGGTGCGGGCCCCCACGGGGGCGCCCGCGACCGCGGTGGCGGACAAGCTCGCGCACCTGCGGGACGACGTGTTCCGGGGCGCGCTGCCGCCGGACGCCGAGATCGCGGCCGAGGGGAACCGCAAAGCCGGCAAGCCCGTGCTCACGCAGGCTCTGGTCGAGGCGCTGCGGCTGGGGACGTGCGCCGGTCCCTCGGACGAGATCCTGAACGCCTTGGCCCTGGCCCTCGATGTGCCGTCAGTGTTCTTCCAGAGCCCGGATCCGCAGATCGAACAGCTGGTGGTGTCGACGCGCGCCGTCCGGAACAGTTTCACGGTGGAGGCGGCGCGCGGTGGCGAGCACGAGATTCCCGCCGCCGCGCGGGCCGAACTTCTGGACTTCATCAGCAGCACGATGGCCGAGATCCTCGGCCCCGAATCCGGCGTGCTCGAATAG
- a CDS encoding NUDIX domain-containing protein, with amino-acid sequence MTRPIPARPTMSAAAVLRDSEGRFLIVKPGYKPGWNLPGGGVDEGESPAQAARRELLEELGIDQAIGQLLVSAFVRTPAGGHLYFVFDGGVLSEEQRASIVLQESELTDYRFSAPDEIGPDEIPPAVRPVWEAALACLATGSTTYREFAG; translated from the coding sequence ATGACTCGCCCCATCCCCGCCCGTCCCACGATGTCCGCCGCGGCGGTCCTGCGAGACAGCGAGGGCCGGTTCCTGATCGTCAAGCCCGGCTACAAGCCCGGCTGGAACCTTCCGGGCGGCGGCGTCGACGAGGGCGAGAGCCCGGCCCAGGCCGCGCGGCGCGAACTGCTGGAGGAACTCGGCATCGACCAGGCGATCGGGCAGCTCCTGGTGAGCGCCTTCGTACGGACGCCGGCCGGCGGCCACCTCTACTTCGTCTTCGACGGCGGAGTCCTCAGCGAGGAGCAGCGGGCCTCGATCGTCCTGCAGGAGAGCGAGCTGACCGACTACCGGTTCAGCGCGCCGGACGAGATCGGGCCGGACGAGATCCCGCCTGCCGTGCGGCCGGTCTGGGAGGCGGCGCTGGCATGTCTCGCGACGGGAAGCACCACGTACCGCGAGTTCGCGGGCTAG
- a CDS encoding MAB_1171c family putative transporter, protein MSDLLAYVIAGLLLVQAGLRAKSAVRGHRRDRSLWGAFVAFAAAWLSRTTAGYAVLDSLGPPDLAYFVKHVLSIIGICVILRYVTAVYRTAGPDGERSRAVRLSALVHRVATRASVVTLLVMAVIFFFLLGRPDTTTPYFMERYRGQAALAVYMGLFYLYSGVAAAVCAVQWGGAVKDAPFRSLRTGLRMMSAAMVITTVYSVLRIAFLLVVTFSRVSHGTEQTQETVTDTLLYTCFLLWGLGAIAPATHAARERYHALRSLVDLSPLWRQLALRFPDAVRHRPSSFFTRFTAKAARLDAARDLLFSPDPSLPARLDRFAMDIRDVVFLLRRHAPYDLAERAFTRAESGLGPDHATEVQAEALWIRAALSRADEPGHESTGTSAPYPFDAGATPREEVAHLRNLASAYRLTTSADAQGLLTCQPSGRS, encoded by the coding sequence ATGTCCGACCTCCTGGCCTACGTCATCGCGGGCCTGCTCCTCGTACAAGCCGGCCTGAGAGCCAAGTCGGCCGTCAGGGGCCACAGGCGAGACCGGTCGCTGTGGGGGGCCTTCGTGGCCTTCGCCGCCGCGTGGCTGAGCCGCACCACCGCAGGATATGCCGTGCTGGACAGCCTCGGTCCGCCCGACCTGGCCTACTTCGTGAAGCACGTACTGTCCATCATCGGCATCTGCGTCATCCTCCGCTACGTCACAGCGGTCTACCGCACCGCCGGCCCGGACGGCGAGCGGTCCCGCGCCGTCAGGCTGTCCGCCCTCGTCCACCGCGTCGCCACCCGGGCCTCGGTGGTCACCCTGCTGGTGATGGCGGTCATCTTCTTCTTCCTGCTGGGCAGGCCCGACACCACCACCCCCTACTTCATGGAGCGCTACCGCGGCCAGGCGGCCCTCGCCGTGTACATGGGACTGTTCTACCTGTACTCCGGCGTCGCGGCCGCGGTGTGCGCGGTCCAGTGGGGAGGTGCCGTCAAGGACGCACCGTTCCGCTCCCTGCGCACCGGCCTGCGGATGATGTCGGCCGCCATGGTGATCACCACGGTCTACTCGGTGCTCCGCATAGCCTTCCTCCTGGTGGTCACCTTCTCCCGGGTTTCGCACGGCACGGAACAGACCCAGGAGACGGTGACCGACACCCTGCTGTACACGTGCTTTCTGCTCTGGGGCCTCGGCGCCATCGCTCCTGCGACGCACGCCGCCCGCGAGCGGTACCACGCCCTGCGCAGCCTCGTCGACCTCTCTCCTTTGTGGCGGCAGCTCGCACTGCGCTTCCCGGACGCCGTCCGGCACCGCCCCAGCAGTTTCTTCACCCGCTTCACGGCGAAGGCGGCACGCCTCGATGCCGCCCGCGACCTGCTCTTCAGCCCGGACCCCTCGCTGCCGGCCCGCCTCGACCGATTCGCCATGGACATCCGCGACGTGGTCTTCCTGCTCAGACGCCACGCGCCCTACGACCTTGCCGAGCGCGCCTTCACACGCGCGGAGAGCGGCCTCGGGCCGGACCACGCCACCGAGGTGCAGGCCGAAGCGCTCTGGATCCGCGCCGCGCTGTCCAGGGCCGACGAGCCCGGACACGAGTCGACGGGCACGAGCGCGCCGTACCCCTTCGACGCCGGTGCCACCCCGCGCGAGGAGGTCGCCCACCTGCGTAACCTGGCATCCGCCTACCGGCTCACCACATCCGCCGATGCCCAGGGCCTTCTCACCTGCCAGCCCAGCGGCCGCAGTTGA
- a CDS encoding 3-oxoacyl-ACP synthase III family protein, translated as MRPVSLTDVAAYLPGEPVPAAFFTEHAAADGLRDSPMFKVPPARHHVAPDETNADMIERAVQPLIERHGRAAIRRVDVLLVHSQLPDQPFVGAGTEVARRLGLTPRWLIDVANAGCASFVHMLDLARRILLDGDARTALICNAQSAAGQLFTQSQVRGLSQAAVPGDGCGVGYVTTSAEAPVLGIESRHIAAHAGDMTMVRDDGLKYWEAGEAQVRIGFTETAVTDVLERGNRLVPQAVRDLLRSLGRRTTDIDCLITNQPNRTFLRNWRDALGLPVERHPDTFDRCGNLFGAAMPVTLDDAVRSRQIRAGDLVVLAGFAHAGDYAGAAAIRWGSEYGR; from the coding sequence ATGAGGCCGGTGAGCCTGACCGACGTCGCCGCCTACCTCCCCGGCGAACCCGTCCCCGCCGCCTTCTTCACCGAGCACGCGGCGGCGGACGGGCTGCGCGACAGCCCGATGTTCAAGGTCCCCCCGGCACGCCACCACGTGGCCCCCGACGAGACCAACGCGGACATGATCGAGCGTGCCGTCCAGCCGTTGATCGAACGGCACGGCCGCGCGGCGATCCGCCGCGTCGACGTCCTGCTCGTGCACAGCCAGCTGCCGGACCAGCCCTTCGTGGGCGCCGGCACGGAAGTGGCGCGCCGGCTGGGCCTCACGCCCCGGTGGCTGATCGACGTGGCCAACGCCGGCTGCGCCTCCTTCGTGCACATGCTGGACCTGGCCCGGCGGATCCTGCTCGACGGCGACGCCCGTACGGCCCTGATCTGCAACGCGCAAAGCGCCGCGGGCCAGCTGTTCACCCAGTCCCAGGTGCGCGGCCTGTCCCAGGCCGCCGTCCCGGGCGACGGGTGCGGAGTCGGCTATGTGACAACCTCGGCCGAGGCCCCTGTCCTCGGCATCGAGAGCCGCCACATCGCCGCCCACGCCGGCGACATGACCATGGTGCGCGACGACGGACTCAAGTACTGGGAGGCCGGCGAGGCCCAGGTCCGCATCGGGTTCACCGAGACCGCGGTCACCGACGTGCTGGAGCGGGGCAACCGCCTGGTGCCGCAGGCCGTGCGGGACCTGCTTCGCAGCCTGGGAAGGCGGACCACCGACATCGACTGCCTCATCACCAACCAGCCCAACCGCACCTTCCTGCGCAACTGGCGTGACGCGCTGGGCCTGCCCGTCGAACGCCACCCCGACACCTTCGACCGGTGCGGCAACCTCTTCGGCGCCGCCATGCCCGTCACGCTCGACGACGCGGTCCGCTCCCGGCAGATCCGTGCGGGCGACCTGGTGGTGCTGGCCGGATTCGCCCACGCCGGGGACTACGCCGGCGCCGCCGCGATCCGCTGGGGAAGTGAGTACGGCCGTTGA